One Cuculus canorus isolate bCucCan1 chromosome 1, bCucCan1.pri, whole genome shotgun sequence DNA segment encodes these proteins:
- the LRRC32 gene encoding transforming growth factor beta activator LRRC32 isoform X2: MKMYVIFFLAVVNKGTSNYQPTEGMSCEMENSQAFCHNKDLHQIPRELHLNVNKIDLSGNLIQSIPEMPLSFYTSLQCLDLSSNQISFITPGVFAHMTSLLEINLANNHLYELAQNGTEGIGLLPKVEILDLSHNSLYNGMAEYFIKQAPALQYLSLADNSIIMISQKMFQGSPSLVEIDLQSNIIMEIEEGAFETLVNLSKLNLSMNSITCISDFNLRQLEILDLSRNSIETFHTVKSDDEYNLRCLDLSENKLLHFPVFPQVNKLVTLNLSKNLIQLTAESPHNKMDYMENEWLDASFHLLDQKQSRNKSSLYLSQLVYLDLSYNEIKSIPGEFFESMLSLHTLNLSKNCLQAFAVTYDSALVSLTVLDLSHNALQNLFLDAGTLSNLKELYIQNNHLQALQFDIFSSLPNLRMLNLQSNNISLCSMYSGLAKQRLAGEESGCVSFVDSPALQYLYLADNMLNILPAYTFYKTSLIVLDLSMNPGLKIEVKALSGLEKSLEYLYLHGNSLIDLNIYLPSFSHLKHLNISENQLNWLPKWGSDSPLEVLDLRNNRFSTLQNSNILALENSLKNLYVTGNPLNCCGNIWLSSMIQNKNVQIPNVEHLTCQYTQNFGYHEEMHIRNIRPEDCEKEDLKKINFLIILTFVLVVSVIIIGVGSFFCFRRQNFSHQFKA, translated from the coding sequence GAAAACTCACAGGCATTTTGCCACAACAAAGACCTCCACCAAATCCCTCGTGAGCTTCATCTGAATGTAAACAAAATAGATCTGTCTGGAAATCTGATTCAAAGTATCCCTGAAATGCCATTATCATTTTACACTTCCCTACAGTGCCTGGATTTAAGCTCTAACCAGATAAGCTTCATCACGCCTGGAGTCTTTGCACATATGACGAGTTTGCTGGAAATAAATTTAGCCAACAATCACTTATATGAGCTTGCTCAGAATGGGACAGAGGGGATCGGACTTTTACCTAAGGTAGAAATACTGGACTTGTCCCACAACAGTCTGTACAACGGGATGGCTGAGTATTTCATCAAACAAGCTCCAGCACTGCAGTATCTTTCCTTGGCAGACAATAGTATTATAATGATATCACAGAAGATGTTTCAGGGATCTCCCAGTCTTGTGGAGATAGATCTTCAGAGTAATATCATAATGGAAATAGAAGAAGGTGCTTTTGAGACTCTAGTGAACCTTTCTAAACTCAATCTCTCCATGAATTCAATTACTTGCATCTCTGATTTCAACCTCAGGCAGCTAGAGATACTTGACCTTAGCAGGAATAGCATTGAGACCTTCCACACCGTGAAGTCAGATGATGAATATAACCTAAGATGTTTGGATCTGAGTGAAAACAAGCTACTTCACTTCCCAGTCTTCCCCCAGGTAAATAAACTGGTAACTCTGAATTTATCAAAGAATTTAATCCAGCTCACTGCTGAATCCCCTCATAATAAAATGGACTATATGGAAAATGAATGGCTGGATgcttcttttcatcttcttgaTCAGAAACAAAGTAGAAACAAAAGTTCTCTTTATTTATCCCAGCTTGTATATTTAGACTTAAGTTATAATGAAATCAAATCCATTCCGGGTGAGTTTTTTGAATCAATGTTGTCCCTTCATACCCTTAATCTCAGTAAAAACTGTCTTCAGGCATTTGCAGTAACTTACGACAGCGCATTGGTCTCCCTAACAGTCCTTGACTTGAGCCACAATGCTTTACAGAACCTTTTCCTAGATGCTGGCACGTTGTCAAATTTGAAGGAGCTCTATATTCAAAACAACCATCTTCAGGCCTTGCAATTTGATATCTTCTCTAGTCTCCCTAACCTCAGAATGCTCAATCTACAAAGCAATAATATCAGCCTTTGCAGCATGTACTCAGGATTAGCTAAGCAAAGACTTGCTGGAGAGGAAAGTGGTTGTGTATCGTTTGTTGATTCTCCTGCCCTTCAGTACCTGTACCTAGCCGACAACATGTTGAACATCCTACCAGCATACACTTTCTACAAGACTTCTCTGATTGTCTTGGATCTGTCCATGAACCCTGGACTGAAAATAGAAGTTAAAGCATTATCGGGACTGGAAAAATCTCTGGAATATTTGTACTTACATGGCAACAGCCTGatagatttaaatatttacttgcCTTCTTTTAGTCACCttaaacatttaaacatttctgaaaatcagctgAACTGGCTGCCTAAGTGGGGTAGTGACTCTCCACTGGAAGTTCTAGACCTACGGAACAATAGGTTTAGTACATTACAGAACAGCAATATTTTAGCATTAGAAAACTCCCTCAAAAACTTATATGTCACTGGGAACCCACTGAACTGCTGTGGAAACATCTGGCTCTCATCGATGATCCAGAACAAAAATGTCCAGATCCCCAATGTGGAGCACTTAACATGCCAATACACTCAAAACTTTGGGTATCATGAAGAAATGCACATCAGGAACATCAGACCAGAAGACTGTGAAAAAGaggatttaaagaaaatcaacttCCTTATTATACTAACATTTGTATTAGTTGTATCGGTGATCATCATCGGTGTGggttcatttttctgttttcgCAGGCAAAACTTTAGCCATCAGTTTAAAGCATAG
- the LRRC32 gene encoding transforming growth factor beta activator LRRC32 isoform X1 — protein sequence MQETLETRTMKMYVIFFLAVVNKGTSNYQPTEGMSCEMENSQAFCHNKDLHQIPRELHLNVNKIDLSGNLIQSIPEMPLSFYTSLQCLDLSSNQISFITPGVFAHMTSLLEINLANNHLYELAQNGTEGIGLLPKVEILDLSHNSLYNGMAEYFIKQAPALQYLSLADNSIIMISQKMFQGSPSLVEIDLQSNIIMEIEEGAFETLVNLSKLNLSMNSITCISDFNLRQLEILDLSRNSIETFHTVKSDDEYNLRCLDLSENKLLHFPVFPQVNKLVTLNLSKNLIQLTAESPHNKMDYMENEWLDASFHLLDQKQSRNKSSLYLSQLVYLDLSYNEIKSIPGEFFESMLSLHTLNLSKNCLQAFAVTYDSALVSLTVLDLSHNALQNLFLDAGTLSNLKELYIQNNHLQALQFDIFSSLPNLRMLNLQSNNISLCSMYSGLAKQRLAGEESGCVSFVDSPALQYLYLADNMLNILPAYTFYKTSLIVLDLSMNPGLKIEVKALSGLEKSLEYLYLHGNSLIDLNIYLPSFSHLKHLNISENQLNWLPKWGSDSPLEVLDLRNNRFSTLQNSNILALENSLKNLYVTGNPLNCCGNIWLSSMIQNKNVQIPNVEHLTCQYTQNFGYHEEMHIRNIRPEDCEKEDLKKINFLIILTFVLVVSVIIIGVGSFFCFRRQNFSHQFKA from the coding sequence GAAAACTCACAGGCATTTTGCCACAACAAAGACCTCCACCAAATCCCTCGTGAGCTTCATCTGAATGTAAACAAAATAGATCTGTCTGGAAATCTGATTCAAAGTATCCCTGAAATGCCATTATCATTTTACACTTCCCTACAGTGCCTGGATTTAAGCTCTAACCAGATAAGCTTCATCACGCCTGGAGTCTTTGCACATATGACGAGTTTGCTGGAAATAAATTTAGCCAACAATCACTTATATGAGCTTGCTCAGAATGGGACAGAGGGGATCGGACTTTTACCTAAGGTAGAAATACTGGACTTGTCCCACAACAGTCTGTACAACGGGATGGCTGAGTATTTCATCAAACAAGCTCCAGCACTGCAGTATCTTTCCTTGGCAGACAATAGTATTATAATGATATCACAGAAGATGTTTCAGGGATCTCCCAGTCTTGTGGAGATAGATCTTCAGAGTAATATCATAATGGAAATAGAAGAAGGTGCTTTTGAGACTCTAGTGAACCTTTCTAAACTCAATCTCTCCATGAATTCAATTACTTGCATCTCTGATTTCAACCTCAGGCAGCTAGAGATACTTGACCTTAGCAGGAATAGCATTGAGACCTTCCACACCGTGAAGTCAGATGATGAATATAACCTAAGATGTTTGGATCTGAGTGAAAACAAGCTACTTCACTTCCCAGTCTTCCCCCAGGTAAATAAACTGGTAACTCTGAATTTATCAAAGAATTTAATCCAGCTCACTGCTGAATCCCCTCATAATAAAATGGACTATATGGAAAATGAATGGCTGGATgcttcttttcatcttcttgaTCAGAAACAAAGTAGAAACAAAAGTTCTCTTTATTTATCCCAGCTTGTATATTTAGACTTAAGTTATAATGAAATCAAATCCATTCCGGGTGAGTTTTTTGAATCAATGTTGTCCCTTCATACCCTTAATCTCAGTAAAAACTGTCTTCAGGCATTTGCAGTAACTTACGACAGCGCATTGGTCTCCCTAACAGTCCTTGACTTGAGCCACAATGCTTTACAGAACCTTTTCCTAGATGCTGGCACGTTGTCAAATTTGAAGGAGCTCTATATTCAAAACAACCATCTTCAGGCCTTGCAATTTGATATCTTCTCTAGTCTCCCTAACCTCAGAATGCTCAATCTACAAAGCAATAATATCAGCCTTTGCAGCATGTACTCAGGATTAGCTAAGCAAAGACTTGCTGGAGAGGAAAGTGGTTGTGTATCGTTTGTTGATTCTCCTGCCCTTCAGTACCTGTACCTAGCCGACAACATGTTGAACATCCTACCAGCATACACTTTCTACAAGACTTCTCTGATTGTCTTGGATCTGTCCATGAACCCTGGACTGAAAATAGAAGTTAAAGCATTATCGGGACTGGAAAAATCTCTGGAATATTTGTACTTACATGGCAACAGCCTGatagatttaaatatttacttgcCTTCTTTTAGTCACCttaaacatttaaacatttctgaaaatcagctgAACTGGCTGCCTAAGTGGGGTAGTGACTCTCCACTGGAAGTTCTAGACCTACGGAACAATAGGTTTAGTACATTACAGAACAGCAATATTTTAGCATTAGAAAACTCCCTCAAAAACTTATATGTCACTGGGAACCCACTGAACTGCTGTGGAAACATCTGGCTCTCATCGATGATCCAGAACAAAAATGTCCAGATCCCCAATGTGGAGCACTTAACATGCCAATACACTCAAAACTTTGGGTATCATGAAGAAATGCACATCAGGAACATCAGACCAGAAGACTGTGAAAAAGaggatttaaagaaaatcaacttCCTTATTATACTAACATTTGTATTAGTTGTATCGGTGATCATCATCGGTGTGggttcatttttctgttttcgCAGGCAAAACTTTAGCCATCAGTTTAAAGCATAG